A single genomic interval of Bacillus oleivorans harbors:
- a CDS encoding NADPH-dependent FMN reductase, producing the protein MKIAAMVGSNRKDSYNKKIAKYIQKRYADQIEVEILPIDQLPMYNQDDELDPPAVVKDLRERILNSDGLLFVTPEYNHSIPGLLKNVIDWFSRVEKVMVKKPAMIVGASGGVLGTARAQMHLRQILNSPGVSALTLPGNEVFIGVVQEKVDESGQLIHEPTVQFLDQVVANFIDWIEKTKVFTQ; encoded by the coding sequence ATGAAAATTGCAGCAATGGTAGGAAGCAACCGAAAGGATTCCTACAATAAAAAGATCGCCAAATACATCCAAAAACGATACGCTGATCAAATCGAAGTCGAGATTCTGCCGATAGACCAGCTCCCGATGTACAACCAGGATGATGAATTGGATCCTCCTGCGGTTGTTAAGGATTTAAGAGAGCGGATTTTAAACAGTGATGGTCTGTTATTTGTTACACCTGAGTATAATCATTCCATCCCTGGCCTTTTAAAGAATGTAATTGATTGGTTCTCGAGAGTGGAAAAAGTAATGGTTAAAAAACCAGCCATGATTGTTGGTGCTTCTGGAGGTGTTCTTGGAACAGCCCGCGCGCAAATGCATCTTCGCCAAATTTTAAACTCACCCGGTGTTTCGGCTCTGACTCTTCCGGGGAATGAGGTCTTTATTGGAGTGGTACAAGAAAAGGTCGATGAGTCTGGCCAATTGATTCATGAACCGACTGTTCAATTTTTAGATCAGGTTGTCGCTAATTTTATTGATTGGATTGAAAAGACAAAAGTATTTACACAATAG
- a CDS encoding Gfo/Idh/MocA family protein encodes MNYGVIGTSEITIRFIESAQEAKDVHLTSVYSRSYEKAKQFADRFKATSIYTDLNEMAKSDQIDVVYIASPNSLHFEQVKLFLEHKKHVICEKPIFSNLEEWQWAFEIADVNGVLLFEAARNIHAPNFRRLKDQIHKVGKIRSAVLSYMKYSSRYDLVLKGEEPNIFSLKYSGGALVDLGVYPIFAAVSLFGEPKNVSYFPVIIPTGVDGSGTLILEYDGFVCTILCSKIVNAELPCEIQGESGTITFDHIAPVTKISYKNRITGLTEELAEPQKELDMVYEIEAFKEIIETRNCERYEELRRISEAALRITAEARRQNDIVFGVER; translated from the coding sequence ATGAACTATGGTGTGATTGGAACCAGTGAAATTACGATCCGTTTTATCGAGTCAGCTCAAGAAGCAAAGGACGTTCATTTAACGAGTGTGTATTCAAGATCTTACGAAAAAGCGAAACAATTTGCTGACAGGTTTAAGGCGACTTCCATTTATACGGACTTAAATGAAATGGCCAAAAGTGATCAGATTGATGTCGTGTATATTGCTTCACCGAATTCCTTGCACTTTGAACAAGTGAAGCTTTTCCTGGAACATAAGAAACATGTGATATGCGAGAAACCAATCTTTTCCAATCTTGAAGAATGGCAGTGGGCTTTTGAAATAGCAGATGTAAACGGTGTGTTGTTATTCGAAGCAGCCCGCAATATTCATGCTCCTAATTTTAGGCGGTTAAAAGATCAGATACATAAGGTCGGTAAAATTAGAAGTGCCGTCCTTTCATATATGAAATATTCTTCTCGCTATGATTTGGTCCTGAAAGGGGAAGAACCTAATATTTTTTCTCTTAAGTATTCGGGAGGAGCGTTAGTGGATTTAGGGGTGTACCCGATTTTTGCTGCAGTATCATTGTTTGGAGAACCAAAGAATGTATCATATTTTCCAGTCATTATACCAACCGGAGTAGATGGCAGCGGGACACTGATTTTAGAATATGATGGGTTTGTATGTACAATACTTTGTTCAAAAATTGTTAATGCCGAATTACCTTGTGAGATCCAAGGGGAATCAGGGACGATTACATTTGACCATATTGCACCGGTTACAAAGATTTCCTATAAGAATCGGATAACAGGATTGACGGAAGAGCTGGCTGAGCCGCAAAAGGAATTAGATATGGTATATGAAATCGAGGCATTTAAAGAAATCATTGAGACTCGAAACTGTGAACGGTATGAAGAGTTGAGAAGAATAAGTGAGGCTGCTCTAAGGATCACGGCAGAAGCACGGAGACAGAATGATATTGTGTTTGGGGTGGAAAGGTAG
- a CDS encoding ABC transporter ATP-binding protein — protein MLKPFIEPFQYEKIPLEKLDALLGKKRPKARNWFGTLKRIWSYLAKSKGLLSLVLLMVLISSGLALLGPFLVGVAVDEFIVTRDSSGLVKLLGGLLAVYLLHSISVWFQNFWMIGIAQNTVYTMRNQLFRHLHKLPIPFFDKRKHGELMSRITNDIENVSSTLNSSVIQIFSSFLTLTGTVTVMLWLSPLLTLVTLIIVPMMFYGMKWITKRTGKLFKEQQRNLGELNGFIEETISGQRIIKSFSQEDRVIAEFLEKGERLKGSGFWAQTFSGFIPKLMNMLNNLSFAIIAGVGGILALKQIVSIGVIVIFTEYSRQFTRPLNDLANQFNTLLSAIAGAERVFDILDEAEEVKDEPGAFTLSDVKGEVEFEHVTFAYEEDSQTVNDISFYVSPGQTVALVGPTGAGKTTIINLLSRFYEVEQGRILIDGYDIKDIKRESLRQNMGFVLQDSFLFQGTIRENIRYGRLDATDEEVIEAAKLANAHSFIMKLPGQYNMVLTQDGGGISQGQRQLLSIARAILANPKILILDEATSSIDTITEMKIQEALQRLMKGRTSFVIAHRLNTIQQADQILVLEDGRIIEKGSNQSLLEQKGIYHGLYYSQLQKEVI, from the coding sequence ATGCTCAAGCCATTCATTGAACCTTTCCAATATGAAAAAATCCCGCTTGAGAAACTCGATGCTTTACTAGGGAAAAAGCGGCCTAAAGCGAGAAACTGGTTTGGAACTTTAAAACGAATCTGGTCTTATTTAGCCAAGAGTAAGGGACTTCTGTCTCTTGTGTTATTAATGGTGCTGATTAGTTCTGGTTTAGCTTTGCTGGGTCCGTTTTTGGTAGGGGTAGCCGTTGATGAATTCATCGTTACAAGAGACTCAAGCGGTTTAGTGAAGCTGCTCGGAGGTTTGCTCGCCGTTTATTTGCTGCATTCTATATCGGTTTGGTTCCAAAATTTTTGGATGATTGGTATTGCGCAGAATACCGTTTATACAATGCGAAACCAGCTATTTCGTCATCTTCATAAACTGCCAATCCCGTTTTTTGATAAAAGGAAGCATGGGGAACTGATGAGCCGGATTACAAATGATATTGAAAATGTCAGCTCGACTTTAAACTCGTCTGTGATTCAGATTTTTTCAAGTTTTCTTACCCTGACCGGAACTGTAACTGTGATGCTTTGGCTCAGTCCGCTTCTTACATTAGTGACATTAATCATTGTGCCAATGATGTTCTATGGAATGAAGTGGATTACAAAACGGACAGGAAAACTTTTTAAGGAACAGCAGCGGAATTTAGGAGAATTAAACGGCTTTATCGAAGAAACCATTTCCGGACAGCGCATCATAAAGAGTTTTTCACAGGAAGATAGAGTGATAGCCGAATTTTTAGAAAAAGGGGAGCGATTAAAAGGATCCGGTTTCTGGGCGCAGACGTTCTCTGGCTTTATCCCGAAGCTGATGAATATGTTAAATAATCTAAGCTTTGCAATTATTGCCGGAGTCGGGGGGATATTAGCCTTAAAGCAGATCGTTTCGATCGGGGTTATTGTGATATTTACCGAGTATTCACGGCAATTCACACGGCCGCTAAACGATTTGGCCAACCAATTTAACACTCTTCTTTCCGCGATTGCAGGTGCGGAGAGGGTATTCGATATTTTAGATGAGGCAGAAGAAGTAAAGGATGAGCCAGGAGCATTCACTTTATCCGATGTAAAAGGCGAGGTTGAATTCGAACACGTTACGTTTGCTTATGAGGAAGACAGCCAGACCGTCAATGATATTAGTTTTTATGTCTCTCCAGGGCAAACAGTCGCGCTGGTTGGCCCTACTGGAGCTGGAAAAACCACGATTATTAATCTGCTGTCAAGGTTTTATGAGGTAGAACAGGGCCGGATTTTAATCGATGGATATGATATCAAGGATATTAAAAGAGAGAGCCTGCGGCAAAACATGGGGTTTGTATTGCAAGATTCCTTCCTGTTCCAGGGAACCATCCGTGAAAATATCCGCTATGGAAGATTAGATGCGACTGATGAGGAAGTCATAGAAGCGGCAAAACTAGCTAATGCTCACTCCTTCATTATGAAGCTGCCAGGGCAATACAACATGGTTCTAACTCAAGACGGCGGCGGTATCAGTCAGGGGCAAAGACAATTGCTTTCAATTGCAAGAGCAATTCTCGCTAATCCAAAGATACTAATCTTAGACGAGGCAACAAGCAGCATTGATACGATTACAGAAATGAAAATTCAAGAAGCGCTGCAGCGTTTAATGAAGGGCCGTACTAGTTTTGTAATTGCCCACCGGCTGAATACGATTCAGCAGGCCGATCAGATCCTTGTCTTAGAAGACGGCCGAATCATAGAAAAGGGATCAAATCAATCATTGCTTGAGCAAAAAGGCATTTATCATGGACTGTATTATAGCCAGCTGCAGAAGGAAGTTATTTAA
- a CDS encoding ABC transporter ATP-binding protein: MLKVLSLLKPYRIPMGVAWFFMLTELAVELIAPLLMAKIIDDGILQEDLSVVLIWGGVMVGMSLIAFTSGILNSFYAAHVGQSFGYDVRKKLYEKVQSFSFSNFNRFPTSSLITRMTNDVTQIQNTIFMSLRIMMRAPLLVIGGAVMALVVNLKLAIIFLIAIPLIIGFLLWIMKKAGILFRMVQERLDSVNNVMRENLMAMRLIKAFLRWNHEVKRFTKSNKNLMDRTVTSLRLIESTQPVLLLIMNLGVIGILWFGNIEVTTGGAEVGEVVAIINYATKITTAISMFSFIIMAISRAKASSQRIAEVFETEVDLEDTEQMDASYKLQYGKVEFNAVSFQYPGTETEVLRNLSFTVHPGESIAIMGATGSGKTSLFQLIPRLYDANGGTILIDNQNIKSIKLNALRKEIGYVPQEALLFTGSVKDNIAWGKEDATMAEIIEAAKHAQIHETILKLPKQYDTRIGQKGVNLSGGQKQRLSIARALVRKPKILLLDDSTSALDLKTEAKLLKALRQYSCTTFIITQKISTAMEADKILLLEDGELLIEGSHQILLKQSPLYQQIYQSQFGEESLKNAQAIH; the protein is encoded by the coding sequence ATGCTTAAAGTTTTATCGCTGCTCAAGCCTTACCGAATCCCAATGGGAGTAGCCTGGTTTTTTATGCTGACCGAGCTCGCTGTAGAGCTGATTGCTCCCTTGCTGATGGCGAAAATAATTGATGATGGGATCTTACAGGAGGATCTTTCAGTTGTTTTGATTTGGGGAGGCGTCATGGTTGGGATGTCGCTGATTGCCTTTACCTCTGGAATCTTAAATTCTTTTTATGCTGCTCACGTTGGGCAAAGCTTTGGCTATGATGTCCGGAAAAAATTGTACGAAAAAGTTCAGTCCTTTTCTTTTTCGAATTTTAACCGATTTCCGACTTCTTCCTTAATCACAAGGATGACGAATGATGTAACGCAAATTCAAAATACGATTTTTATGAGTTTGCGGATTATGATGAGAGCTCCTTTATTAGTGATTGGCGGAGCGGTGATGGCCTTAGTGGTTAATTTAAAATTAGCGATTATTTTCTTAATTGCGATTCCGCTGATTATTGGCTTTCTGCTATGGATTATGAAAAAAGCCGGAATCCTTTTCCGAATGGTTCAAGAAAGACTCGATTCGGTGAATAATGTGATGCGGGAAAATTTAATGGCAATGAGATTAATCAAAGCTTTTTTACGCTGGAATCATGAGGTCAAACGGTTTACAAAATCGAATAAAAACCTGATGGACCGGACCGTAACCTCCTTAAGGCTGATTGAATCCACACAGCCCGTCTTATTATTAATTATGAATTTAGGTGTGATCGGAATTCTTTGGTTCGGCAATATTGAAGTCACTACAGGCGGAGCGGAGGTCGGCGAAGTCGTAGCGATTATCAATTATGCTACTAAAATTACAACCGCCATTTCCATGTTTTCCTTTATCATCATGGCTATTTCAAGAGCAAAGGCATCTTCACAGCGGATTGCGGAAGTTTTTGAAACCGAGGTTGATTTAGAAGATACAGAACAAATGGATGCTTCCTACAAACTTCAATATGGAAAAGTAGAATTTAATGCAGTCTCTTTTCAATATCCTGGTACAGAAACAGAGGTTCTGCGAAACCTCTCCTTTACAGTCCATCCAGGAGAATCGATTGCGATTATGGGTGCCACAGGTTCAGGGAAGACATCTTTATTTCAGCTGATTCCGCGGCTTTATGATGCGAATGGGGGAACAATTCTGATTGATAATCAGAATATTAAATCGATTAAACTGAACGCTCTGCGCAAAGAGATCGGCTATGTTCCCCAAGAAGCTTTATTATTTACAGGGTCTGTAAAAGATAATATTGCATGGGGAAAAGAAGATGCAACGATGGCAGAAATTATAGAAGCTGCAAAACATGCTCAGATTCATGAGACGATCTTAAAGCTGCCAAAACAGTATGATACTAGAATCGGGCAAAAGGGCGTGAATCTGTCAGGAGGACAAAAACAGCGTCTTTCAATCGCAAGAGCTTTGGTAAGAAAACCAAAAATCTTATTGCTTGATGACAGTACAAGTGCGTTAGATCTAAAAACAGAAGCAAAGCTGTTAAAAGCGCTGCGGCAATATTCCTGTACTACTTTTATCATCACCCAAAAGATTAGTACAGCGATGGAAGCTGATAAAATCTTGCTGTTAGAAGATGGGGAATTGCTGATAGAAGGAAGTCATCAAATCCTGTTAAAACAATCTCCTTTGTATCAGCAAATTTATCAATCTCAATTTGGAGAGGAGTCACTAAAAAATGCTCAAGCCATTCATTGA
- a CDS encoding S9 family peptidase, with protein sequence MKSIGIKPFLHVRTARNPVYSPDGEVISFITDYTGLPQVWDIKRGDSWPSQVSFTDDRIMFVQYIGNTSLRIIGMDHGVNERQQLYLLSDDGEMTPLTFSPDHIHHYGGSSPDGEWIAWSSNRRNPSYFDIYIQNIETYETRQIFSDNGTYSALKWHPNGVTLLIQKTNSNLDNDLGLLDIQTGSVTWITPHKDEAHFSYPQFSADGKKLYVLSNRGREFTGLGVIDLISKDFSWVDQRNWDIEGLVMSKDKTMLAYSVNEGGISKGIILDLESYTYSTWNTPMGTISDMAFSPDHSKLAYVFNGAKYPSDIWELDLETMYAARVTFVSHSSVVSERLIEPELVYFSSFDDLEVPAFYYLPKNKAGSCKLPVVVFVHGGPESQIRPVYNPFLQYFLNRGYAVCTPNVRGSTGYGKTYSHLDDVRKRMDSVKDLTYLVEWLKEEGNADPEQIAIMGRSYGGFMVLAAITHYPQIWSAAIDIVGISSFRTFLENTSPWRRKLREAEYGSIENDGDFFDEIDPLHRIDAIQCPLLVLHGANDPRVPIEEAEQIVNKLKLKNHPVEYIRFEDEGHFFVKLENNITAYTAVADFLDQYMGEK encoded by the coding sequence ATGAAGTCAATTGGCATCAAACCTTTTTTACATGTACGAACAGCTAGGAATCCTGTCTATAGTCCCGATGGGGAAGTAATCAGTTTTATAACCGATTATACGGGCCTGCCCCAGGTATGGGATATAAAGAGAGGTGATTCATGGCCGTCTCAAGTATCCTTTACTGATGATAGAATCATGTTTGTTCAATACATAGGGAATACTTCATTACGAATTATTGGAATGGATCATGGGGTCAATGAACGGCAGCAGCTATATCTTCTCTCGGATGATGGGGAAATGACGCCGCTCACGTTTTCACCCGATCATATTCACCATTATGGAGGAAGCTCACCAGATGGGGAATGGATCGCTTGGTCCAGTAACCGCAGAAATCCTTCTTATTTTGATATCTACATTCAAAATATTGAAACCTATGAAACAAGACAAATCTTTTCAGATAATGGTACCTACTCCGCCCTAAAATGGCATCCGAATGGAGTCACTTTATTAATTCAAAAAACCAATTCCAATTTAGATAATGACCTGGGACTGTTGGATATTCAAACAGGTTCAGTGACTTGGATTACACCTCATAAAGATGAGGCACATTTTTCTTATCCTCAATTTAGCGCTGATGGTAAAAAACTGTATGTTTTGTCCAATCGGGGCCGAGAGTTCACCGGTCTTGGCGTAATAGATTTGATCTCTAAAGACTTTTCCTGGGTCGATCAGCGAAATTGGGACATTGAAGGCTTGGTCATGAGCAAGGATAAAACGATGCTGGCATACTCAGTCAATGAAGGCGGTATCTCGAAAGGTATTATCCTTGATCTGGAAAGCTACACTTATTCCACTTGGAATACGCCGATGGGCACAATATCAGATATGGCCTTTTCCCCTGATCATTCAAAATTAGCCTATGTGTTTAATGGCGCTAAATATCCTTCAGACATTTGGGAGTTAGACTTAGAAACCATGTACGCAGCAAGGGTTACCTTTGTATCTCATTCTTCCGTTGTCAGTGAACGTTTAATAGAACCAGAGCTTGTTTACTTTTCATCTTTTGATGATCTAGAGGTTCCTGCCTTTTATTACCTTCCGAAAAATAAAGCAGGAAGCTGTAAGCTCCCGGTTGTTGTATTTGTACATGGCGGACCGGAAAGCCAAATTCGTCCTGTCTATAATCCTTTTCTTCAATACTTCCTTAACCGGGGCTATGCGGTTTGTACTCCGAATGTTCGGGGAAGTACAGGCTATGGCAAGACATACAGTCATTTGGATGATGTGAGGAAACGGATGGATTCAGTGAAGGATTTGACCTATCTCGTTGAATGGCTAAAGGAAGAAGGAAATGCCGACCCAGAACAAATTGCAATTATGGGTCGCAGTTATGGGGGCTTTATGGTGCTGGCTGCCATTACTCATTATCCGCAAATTTGGTCAGCAGCGATTGATATCGTTGGAATCTCAAGCTTCCGTACTTTCCTGGAAAATACAAGTCCATGGCGAAGAAAGCTTAGAGAAGCTGAATACGGAAGCATCGAAAATGACGGTGATTTTTTCGACGAAATCGATCCGCTTCATCGGATTGATGCTATTCAATGCCCTCTTCTCGTTCTCCATGGTGCCAATGATCCGCGTGTACCGATTGAAGAAGCTGAACAAATTGTTAATAAACTAAAGCTCAAGAATCACCCGGTGGAATATATCCGCTTTGAAGATGAAGGGCATTTCTTTGTTAAACTAGAAAATAATATAACGGCCTATACTGCGGTAGCCGATTTTTTGGATCAGTACATGGGTGAGAAATAA
- a CDS encoding SDR family NAD(P)-dependent oxidoreductase — MNLFFQDKVVLVTGGSTGIGAAIAKGFGAAGAKVAVHYLTNEEKANQVVSSIKEMGADAISVRADMTSASDVKNLYSVILQHYGRVDILINNAGSMVERCPFENLSEEVWDQVYNINVKSIFLSTKEAVPIMKKQGGGVVINTASVAARNGGGPGAIHYASAKGAVMTLTKGLAKELLPYHIRVNGINPGVISTPFHEKFSPDKVRDQFLKGIPMGREGTPEEIAGAVLFLASDYASYICGEHIEINGGQWMD; from the coding sequence ATGAATTTATTTTTTCAAGACAAAGTCGTGTTAGTAACAGGAGGAAGTACAGGAATCGGAGCAGCGATTGCAAAAGGGTTCGGCGCAGCGGGTGCAAAGGTAGCCGTTCATTATTTAACAAATGAAGAAAAGGCAAACCAAGTTGTTTCCTCGATCAAAGAAATGGGCGCTGATGCGATTTCTGTAAGAGCGGATATGACTTCGGCTTCTGATGTTAAGAATTTATATTCTGTTATTCTGCAACATTACGGACGAGTAGATATTTTAATTAACAATGCTGGTTCTATGGTAGAACGATGCCCCTTTGAAAACCTGAGCGAAGAGGTATGGGATCAAGTTTACAATATTAACGTAAAATCTATCTTCTTATCTACTAAAGAGGCTGTTCCAATTATGAAAAAACAAGGCGGCGGCGTTGTTATTAATACAGCTTCTGTTGCAGCACGCAATGGCGGCGGCCCTGGAGCAATCCACTATGCGTCTGCAAAGGGAGCTGTCATGACCTTAACCAAAGGGTTAGCCAAAGAACTTCTTCCTTATCACATTCGTGTAAATGGGATTAATCCTGGTGTAATTAGTACACCTTTCCATGAAAAATTCTCACCAGATAAAGTGAGAGATCAGTTTTTGAAGGGCATTCCAATGGGCAGAGAAGGTACTCCTGAAGAAATTGCAGGAGCTGTCCTTTTTCTTGCTTCTGACTATGCGAGCTATATTTGCGGCGAGCATATTGAGATTAACGGAGGGCAATGGATGGACTAA
- a CDS encoding DMT family transporter: MKKLHIYLMLTGVMMLWGFNVSILKTLVENVSPVTMTSLRIFSAGICVFIILYFLHILRKPTKKEWKYIIAGSLLNVVGHHYFLSVGLTETSATNGALVLGMGPLLTAIMTLIFLRQKPSFIRLTGFILGSIGVSITVLSGSEGLAGLAIGDIHVFLSILVQAGSFIIISKAAKSIDPRLLTGYMLLLGSILLFIIGLLTEPSGLSEFFTISWELWILFFISAIFGTAVGHMLYNYAIGQTGPAEAAIFINLNTFFALLGTSLFLNEKITSSHLIGLVFIISGVIMGSGALEEIKNKSKWKKNVPLAK; this comes from the coding sequence GTGAAAAAGCTTCATATCTATTTGATGCTGACTGGTGTTATGATGCTCTGGGGATTCAATGTATCGATTTTGAAAACATTAGTTGAAAACGTCAGTCCTGTTACAATGACGTCACTACGAATCTTTAGTGCAGGTATTTGTGTATTTATCATTTTGTACTTCTTGCATATTTTGAGAAAGCCAACAAAGAAAGAGTGGAAGTATATTATTGCAGGAAGCTTGTTAAATGTGGTGGGGCATCATTATTTTTTATCAGTCGGGCTCACTGAAACATCAGCAACGAATGGAGCATTGGTATTAGGAATGGGTCCTCTTTTAACGGCCATTATGACGCTTATTTTTTTGCGGCAAAAACCATCCTTTATTCGATTAACAGGATTTATTTTAGGAAGTATCGGTGTATCGATCACGGTTTTGTCAGGAAGTGAAGGTTTAGCAGGATTAGCTATCGGGGATATTCATGTATTTTTATCAATTTTAGTTCAAGCTGGGAGTTTTATTATAATCAGTAAAGCAGCAAAATCGATAGACCCTCGGCTTTTAACTGGTTATATGCTCCTTCTTGGATCGATCCTTTTATTTATAATTGGATTGTTGACTGAGCCTAGCGGTTTAAGTGAATTCTTTACTATTTCATGGGAGCTATGGATTTTATTTTTTATCTCAGCCATCTTTGGAACTGCAGTTGGTCATATGCTCTATAATTATGCAATCGGGCAAACGGGGCCAGCAGAAGCAGCGATTTTTATTAATCTGAATACATTTTTTGCCCTTTTAGGCACTTCTTTATTTTTGAATGAGAAGATTACGAGTTCACACTTAATCGGATTAGTGTTTATTATTTCAGGGGTCATCATGGGCTCAGGTGCTTTAGAGGAAATAAAAAATAAATCCAAGTGGAAAAAGAATGTTCCACTTGCCAAGTAA
- a CDS encoding bifunctional 4-hydroxy-2-oxoglutarate aldolase/2-dehydro-3-deoxy-phosphogluconate aldolase, whose product MKHELLTKILDSGVVAVVRRIDKEKVMDVIAALVEGGITGIEMTMDSDDVLNTITKAKQEFGDRAVIGAGTVLDGESAKLAIQAGAEFIFAPTLSQQTIAVSNRYGKIAIPGVFTPTEILQAHEWGADLVKVFPANVLGSQFIKDVRGPLGHIPMMPTGGIHLGNVEEYIKAGAVAVGVGGSLLNKEFIQNEDWAQLTALAKQYVEKVKASRESK is encoded by the coding sequence ATGAAACATGAGCTGTTGACTAAAATCTTAGATTCAGGTGTAGTGGCTGTTGTCCGGCGCATTGATAAAGAAAAGGTCATGGATGTAATTGCTGCACTCGTCGAAGGCGGCATTACAGGAATTGAAATGACGATGGATTCCGATGACGTCCTAAATACAATCACAAAAGCAAAGCAGGAATTTGGGGACCGGGCCGTTATTGGTGCAGGTACAGTTTTAGACGGTGAATCTGCTAAACTAGCGATTCAGGCAGGTGCAGAATTTATTTTTGCTCCAACCTTAAGCCAACAAACGATTGCTGTTTCAAATCGATATGGGAAGATTGCGATTCCTGGAGTTTTCACACCAACAGAAATTCTTCAAGCACATGAATGGGGTGCAGACTTAGTCAAGGTATTTCCAGCGAATGTACTTGGAAGTCAATTTATCAAAGATGTACGAGGTCCGCTTGGACACATTCCAATGATGCCAACGGGTGGTATTCATCTTGGAAATGTTGAAGAGTATATCAAGGCTGGTGCAGTAGCGGTTGGGGTTGGCGGTTCTTTATTAAATAAAGAGTTTATTCAAAATGAAGATTGGGCACAGCTTACAGCTCTTGCCAAACAATATGTAGAAAAAGTAAAAGCATCAAGAGAAAGCAAGTAA
- a CDS encoding sugar kinase → MFPELVTIGETMVMFEADSDGPLRYVPQFNKRHGGAESNVAIGVTRLGHSAGWISQVGDDELGKFLVSAIRGEGVDTSRVTYNGHYPTGLYIKERIREGSTQVYYYRKGSAASQMDHNAIDWEYIKQAKVVHLTGITPFLSQNCLELVNRVVEFVKENHILLSFDPNLRYKLMADFPNAKEIVIELAKQADLFMPGIDEAEYLIGTRDYEEIADYFLQSGVKKICIKNGDKGTYFQSIEGEKGFLPSFKVDRVIDPVGAGDGFAAGVISGLLEEKSLEESVTIGAKIGAMVVQVKGDIEGLPERRALDQFTGKETDVLR, encoded by the coding sequence ATGTTTCCAGAGCTAGTTACAATTGGTGAGACAATGGTCATGTTCGAGGCTGATAGTGATGGTCCCTTACGTTATGTTCCTCAATTCAATAAACGCCACGGCGGTGCTGAATCAAACGTAGCCATCGGTGTCACGCGACTTGGCCATTCAGCTGGTTGGATTAGTCAGGTTGGAGATGATGAACTCGGGAAATTTTTAGTATCTGCTATTCGGGGAGAAGGAGTAGATACTTCCAGGGTAACGTACAACGGTCATTATCCAACCGGACTTTATATAAAGGAAAGAATTCGAGAAGGAAGTACACAAGTCTATTATTACAGAAAAGGTTCAGCTGCGAGTCAAATGGACCACAATGCGATTGACTGGGAATATATCAAACAGGCAAAGGTTGTTCATCTTACAGGGATTACCCCTTTTTTAAGTCAAAACTGTCTAGAATTGGTTAACCGGGTTGTTGAGTTTGTCAAAGAGAATCATATTTTACTGTCTTTCGATCCGAACCTAAGATATAAACTAATGGCTGATTTCCCGAATGCAAAAGAAATTGTGATTGAGTTAGCCAAACAAGCTGATCTTTTTATGCCTGGTATCGATGAAGCTGAATATCTAATCGGGACTAGAGACTATGAAGAAATTGCTGATTATTTTCTGCAGTCGGGTGTAAAGAAAATCTGTATTAAAAATGGCGATAAAGGGACGTACTTCCAATCCATAGAAGGAGAAAAAGGATTTTTGCCAAGTTTTAAGGTAGATAGAGTGATTGATCCAGTAGGTGCAGGTGATGGATTTGCAGCAGGGGTTATATCTGGTTTGTTAGAGGAAAAATCGTTAGAAGAATCCGTCACAATCGGTGCAAAAATTGGGGCCATGGTCGTCCAGGTTAAAGGGGACATCGAAGGGTTGCCAGAGAGACGGGCATTGGATCAATTTACAGGTAAAGAGACGGATGTTTTAAGATAA